One Oncorhynchus keta strain PuntledgeMale-10-30-2019 chromosome 11, Oket_V2, whole genome shotgun sequence DNA window includes the following coding sequences:
- the LOC118376682 gene encoding LOW QUALITY PROTEIN: heat shock protein beta-1-like (The sequence of the model RefSeq protein was modified relative to this genomic sequence to represent the inferred CDS: deleted 2 bases in 1 codon): MTERHIPFSLLRTPSWDPFRDCYQGSRLFDQAFGMPALPEEFPTFPSTHWPGYMRPSALSPDMSTAGFIPSMMPQSPVMSPLHSAMMQAAMMPQAAVMPQAPMMAQAGAASYALALSRQLSSGMSEIKQTQETWKVTLDVNHFSPEELVIKTKDGVVEITGKHEERKDEHGFVSRCFTRKYTLPPMADAEKVTSTLSSEGVLTVEAPLNKQAIKAAEISIPVIMGSSKTKPDDMTMRKGSGNGYHHPDEHDNEEEEE; encoded by the exons ATGACAGAGAGACATATCCCCTTCAGCCTGCTCCGCACCCCCAGCTGGGACCCCTTCCGTGACTGTTACCAGGGCAGCCGGCTCTTTGACCAGGCCTTCGGCATGCCGGCCCTCCCTGAGGAGTTCCCCACCTTCCCCAGCACCCACTGGCCCGGCTACATGCGCCCATCTGCCCTTAGCCCTGACATGTCCACTGCTGGATTCATACCCTCCATGATGCCCCAGAGCCCTGTGATGTCCCCCCTGCATAGTGCCATGATGCAGGCTGCCATGATGCCTCAGGCCGCGGTGATGCCCCAGGCTCCCATGATGGCTCAGGCTGGGGCAGCATCGTACGCCCTTGCCCTCTCCCGCCAGCTCAGCTCTGGCATGTCTGAGATCAAGCAGACTCAGGAGACCTGGAAGGTCACTCTGGACGTCAACCACTTCTCCCCTGAGGAGCTGGTGATCAAGACCAAGGATGGTGTGGTGGAGATCACTG gcAAGCATGAGGAGAGGAAGGACGAACATGGATTCGTGTCCAGATGTTTCACCAGGAAATACAC CCTGCCCCCTATGGCCGACGCTGAGAAGGTGACGTCCACCCTGTCCTCTGAGGGAGTTCTGACCGTGGAGGCTCCTCTGAACAAGCAGGCCATCAAGGCTGCAGAGATCTCCATTCCTGTCATCATGGGCAGCAGCAAGACCAAA CCTGACGACATGACGATGAGGAAGGGAAGTGGCAACGGGTACCACCACCCTGACGAACATGAcaatgaggaagaagaggagtga